A window from Culex pipiens pallens isolate TS chromosome 3, TS_CPP_V2, whole genome shotgun sequence encodes these proteins:
- the LOC120423000 gene encoding protein ECT2 isoform X1 produces the protein MDHSVNDKSRCEAMSISPPPTPENVRICLVGAVAHDTVTLAAAQSFKLPVVTSETGGEFVSDTSHVTYFVLSDFDGPVYDTIYRSKHRILGPPALQQAARSGDGLFHNNRPIYNNCMRGVITCFTGIRKKDELTQLVHLIHSMGGSIRKDMMTKVTHLICNSTGGEKYQYAMTFRLAVVRPSWVEDAWSKRHDPNFTANVDEVLRPHRLKAFEGQKVCFFGFPPDEHQHMVDVLKENGGIPADLEDPQCSHVVMSNTGEHFGDALLPPGAGPGSPKDKTSSSSSSSEREDGDNNDDDDDDENNEPNRAEFKVEKKDAFLKRLNECQAAAEGGEMDESVLLNPLPALPEESETSDSDHMTAAENENNQNKHSEQSSVSPIRYIDEPPRQSSSTPEVLAVPVEKDGVVLVSGEENEFLNPNNISPILKTNNRFADESLRRIAEEDDDDDDDVDDYIIANKEALKRKRQEDSFDNISMISTDSLASSVAYGSAKKPKLIRTGSITRGLRRSMSFAAIKTPIASMLRSRRNSVDPNSSISSITSIETTFNESIKKPVKEKLLSIRDKITKSSKKETPKSIKNKGLITSANLDSLKKVCKFKTVNTPEHSKTEVDFKTPIAPAPSHSSSAKSKMKAIFNRHSIVPTAAAPPAFTIEPKEDIVAAATELNASLANDDCAVPATATGSDEDLPATATTTTATVVDEHVVTSKPEPKNTKTHIVKADWFWYTIQNGYADEGRYLFGDYLDSIANTPGADRRDSLPISFNKRKRKRLSHRTPAGGEGTPLGAGKRRSSVSDAGLLSVSGSFLDCTTSPDQNKHEGSKKNAIIAETADASIDQTIKSQSMRHNHFMDFYHTESNYVGILDTIVNLFKDPLEEMIEKDTENALLNKSELKSIFSNFLPIHDVHKRMLNRLKEIHANWAEEHLIGQIIIDNRDELIKAYPPYVNFFEKMKETLLQCDAANPRFHAFLKINQAKPECGRQTLQDLMIRPVQRLPSISLLLNDILKHTGKGNPDHRKLDEALKAIKEVMTHINEDKRKTEGQLAMFDIFNDIDNCPPHLVSSHRHFVSRCEVTELTDSLSGRGDSLMLFLFSDTLEVCKKRSRAFNNAKSPSTNGLNTTRCQTSKPYKHIKLMPLSSLRLVVNIQDSPRAFALNCRATVDNKDRLHSFSICDEEMDKIVYLRSLCKQLAENACKADAEKFMVNCESEELGIDVTDINVGTLSKAFKFATRTRMRVGRAFSFNKTPSKLKRAVTTMMTSPFGSTQSLTPASQLAQMKLASCTNLNEVGEESSESGDSKASTSPSAASEILVAPMSVQPTRKNKHPPMSMAALRRL, from the exons CGATGTCCATTTCGCCTCCTCCCACGCCCGAAAATGTGCGCATCTGCCTGGTGGGCGCGGTTGCCCATGACACGGTCACCCTGGCCGCGGCCCAGTCCTTCAAGCTGCCGGTGGTCACGTCGGAAACTGGCGGCGAATTCGTGTCCGACACCAGCCACGTCACCTACTTCGTCCTGAGCGACTTCGACGGTCCCGTGTATGATACAATTTACCGCTCGAAACACAG AATTCTTGGTCCACCGGCCCTGCAGCAGGCTGCACGATCCGGCGATGGCCTTTTCCACAACAACCGACCAATCTACAACAACTGCATGCGCGGTGTCATCACATGCTTCACCGGAATTAGGAAAAAGGACGAGCTG ACTCAGCTCGTACACCTGATCCACTCGATGGGAGGGTCGATACGGAAGGACATGATGACCAAGGTTACCCACTTGATATGCAACAGCACCGGTGGAGAAAAGTACCA GTACGCCATGACCTTCCGCCTGGCCGTCGTCCGCCCCAGCTGGGTCGAGGACGCGTGGAGCAAACGCCACGATCCGAACTTTACCGCCAACGTGGACGAGGTGCTGCGGCCGCACCGCCTCAAGGCGTTCGAGGGCCAGAAGGTGTGCTTCTTCGGCTTCCCGCCCGACGAGCACCAGCACATGGTCGACGTGCTCAAGGAAAACGGTGGCATTCCGGCGGACCTGGAGGATCCCCAGTGTTCGCACGTG GTCATGTCCAACACGGGCGAGCATTTCGGGGACGCCCTGTTGCCCCCGGGCGCTGGCCCAGGTTCACCCAAAGATAAgacttcatcatcatcatcgtcgtcggaaCGAGAAGACGGAGataacaacgacgacgacgacgacgacgaaaacaATGAGCCCAACAGGGCGGAATTCAAGGTCGAAAAGAAGGATGCCTTCCTGAAGCGGTTGAACGAGTGTCAAGCGGCAGCGGAGGGGGGTGAGATGGACGAGAGTGTCCTGTTGAATCCACTACCGGCGCTGCCGGAAGAGAGCGAAACAAGCGACTCGGACCACATGACCGCGGCCGAGAACGAAAACAATCAGAACAAGCACTCGGAGCAGAGCAGCGTTTCGCCGATTCGGTACATTGATGAGCCGCCCCGGCAATCAAGCTCGACACCGGAAGTGTTGGCTGTTCCGGTGGAGAAGGACGGCGTGGTGCTGGTCTCGGGCGAGGAAAACGAATTCCTCAATCCGAACAACATTTCGCCAATTTTGAAGACGAACAACAGATTCGCGGATGAATCGCTGAGGAGAATCGCcgaagaagacgacgacgacgatgacgatgtaGACGATTACATCATTGCCAACAAGGAAGCGTTGAAGCGCAAGCGGCAGGAGGACAGTTTTGACAACATTTCCATGATTTCGACGGACTCACTTGCCAGCAGTGTGGCGTACGGTTCCGCCAAGAAACCTAAACTGATTCGAACCGGATCGATTACGCGAGGCCTTCGCCGCAGCATGAGCTTTGCCGCGATCAAAACGCCAATCGCTTCGATGCTTCGATCCCGCCGCAACTCGGTCGACCCGAACTCCTCCATCAGCTCCATCACCTCGATCGAAACCACCTTCAACGAATCGATCAAAAAGCCCGTCAAAGAGAAGCTGCTCAGCATCCGCGACAAAATCACCAAAAGCAGCAAGAAGGAAACCCCAAAATCAATCAAGAACAAAGGTCTCATCACGTCCGCCAACCTGGACAGCCTGAAAAAGGTCTGCAAGTTCAAgacggtcaacacgccggaacACTCCAAGACGGAGGTCGATTTCAAAACGCCAATCGCGCCCGCCCCCAGCCACTCGTCCTCTGCCAAGTCCAAGATGAAGGCCATCTTCAACCGGCACTCGATTGTCCCGACCGCTGCCGCACCGCCAGCTTTCACCATTGAACCCAAGGAGGACATCGTCGCCGCAGCTACGGAACTAAACGCGTCCCTCGCGAACGATGATTGCGCCGTGCCGGCCACGGCAACCGGTTCCGACGAGGACCTCCCCGCgaccgcgacgacgacgactgcgaCG GTGGTTGACGAGCACGTGGTTACGTCCAAGCCAGAacctaaaaatactaaaactcaCATCGTGAAAGCGGACTGGTTCTGGTACACGATCCAGAATGGTTACGCCGACGAAGGGCGTTATCTGTTTGGAGAT TACCTCGACAGCATAGCCAACACCCCGGGCGCGGATCGCCGGGACTCGCTTCCGATCAGCTTCAACAAGCGCAAGCGGAAACGTCTCTCGCACCGGACGCCGGCCGGTGGCGAAGGAACTCCGCTGGGCGCCGGCAAGCGACGCTCGTCCGTATCGGACGCGGGCCTGCTGTCGGTGTCGGGAAGCTTCCTCGATTGCACCACCAGCCCGGACCAGAACAAGCATGAGGGCAGCAAAAAGAACGCCATCATCGCGGAGACGGCGGACGCCTCGATCGACCAGACGATCAAGAGCCAATCGATGCGGCACAACCACTTTATGGACTTTTACCACACGGAGTCGAACTACGTCGGGATTCTGGACACGATTGTCAAT CTCTTCAAAGACCCCCTGGAGGAGATGATCGAGAAAGACACGGAGAACGCGCTGCTCAACAAGTCCGAGCTCAAGTCGATCTTCAGCAATTTCCTGCCGATTCACGACGTCCACAAGCGCATGCTGAACCGACTGAAGGAGATCCACGCGAACTGGGCCGAGGAGCACCTGATCGGCCAGATCATCATCGACAACCGGGACGAGCTGATCAAGGCGTACCCGCCGTACGTgaactttttcgaaaagatgAAGGAAACGCTGCTGCAGTGCGACGCGGCCAATCCGCGCTTCCACGCCTTCCTCAAGATCAACCAGGCTAAGCCCGAGTGCGGCCGACAGACGCTGCAGGATTTGATGATTCGGCCGGTCCAGCGGCTACCGAGCATCAGCTTGCTGTTGAACG ACATCCTTAAACACACCGGCAAGGGCAACCCGGACCACCGGAAGCTGGACGAGGCGCTGAAGGCGATCAAGGAGGTGATGACACACATCAACGAGGACAAGCGCAAGACGGAGGGCCAGCTGGCCATGTTTGACATCTTCAACGACATCGACAACTGCCCG CCCCACCTGGTGTCCTCCCACCGGCACTTTGTCTCGCGCTGCGAGGTGACCGAGCTGACCGACAGCCTGAGCGGCCGGGGCGACTCGCTGATGCTGTTTCTGTTTAGCGACACGCTGGAAGTGTGCAAGAAACGGTCGCGAGCGTTCAACAACGCCAAATCGCCGAGCACGAACGGGCTCAACACGACGCGCTGCCAAACCTCGAAGCCGTACAAACACATCAAGCTGATGCCGCTGAGCTCGTTGCGGCTCGTCGTCAACATCCAGGACAGTCCGCGGGCGTTCGCGCTGAATTGTAGAGCGACGGTGGACAACAAGGACCGGCTGCACTCGTTCAGCATCTGCGACGAGGAGATGGACAAGATCGTCTACCTGCGGAGTTTGTGCAAACAGCTGGCGGAGAACGCGTGCAAGGCGGACGCGGAAAAGTTTATGGTCAACTGCGAGTCGGAGGAGTTGGGGATCGACGTGACGGATATTAACGTGGGGACGCTGTCGAAGGCGTTCAAGTTTGCCACGAGGACGAGGATGCGG GTTGGCCGCGCCTTCTCGTTCAACAAAACGCCGTCCAAGCTGAAGCGAGCCGTTACGACCATGATGACGTCCCCGTTCGGAAGCACTCAGTCGCTGACGCCAGCCTCGCAGCTAGCCCAGATGAAGCTGGCCAGCTGTACGAACCTAAAC GAAGTCGGCGAGGAGTCGTCCGAAAGTGGTGACTCGAAGGCGTCCACGTCCCCGTCGGCGGCGTCGGAAATCCTGGTGGCCCCAATGTCCGTCCAACCGACCCGCAAGAACAAACATCCGCCGATGTCGATGGCGGCCCTGCGACGGCTCTAG
- the LOC120423000 gene encoding protein ECT2 isoform X3 codes for MDHSVNDKSRCEAMSISPPPTPENVRICLVGAVAHDTVTLAAAQSFKLPVVTSETGGEFVSDTSHVTYFVLSDFDGPVYDTIYRSKHRILGPPALQQAARSGDGLFHNNRPIYNNCMRGVITCFTGIRKKDELTQLVHLIHSMGGSIRKDMMTKVTHLICNSTGGEKYQYAMTFRLAVVRPSWVEDAWSKRHDPNFTANVDEVLRPHRLKAFEGQKVCFFGFPPDEHQHMVDVLKENGGIPADLEDPQCSHVVVDEHVVTSKPEPKNTKTHIVKADWFWYTIQNGYADEGRYLFGDYLDSIANTPGADRRDSLPISFNKRKRKRLSHRTPAGGEGTPLGAGKRRSSVSDAGLLSVSGSFLDCTTSPDQNKHEGSKKNAIIAETADASIDQTIKSQSMRHNHFMDFYHTESNYVGILDTIVNLFKDPLEEMIEKDTENALLNKSELKSIFSNFLPIHDVHKRMLNRLKEIHANWAEEHLIGQIIIDNRDELIKAYPPYVNFFEKMKETLLQCDAANPRFHAFLKINQAKPECGRQTLQDLMIRPVQRLPSISLLLNDILKHTGKGNPDHRKLDEALKAIKEVMTHINEDKRKTEGQLAMFDIFNDIDNCPPHLVSSHRHFVSRCEVTELTDSLSGRGDSLMLFLFSDTLEVCKKRSRAFNNAKSPSTNGLNTTRCQTSKPYKHIKLMPLSSLRLVVNIQDSPRAFALNCRATVDNKDRLHSFSICDEEMDKIVYLRSLCKQLAENACKADAEKFMVNCESEELGIDVTDINVGTLSKAFKFATRTRMRVGRAFSFNKTPSKLKRAVTTMMTSPFGSTQSLTPASQLAQMKLASCTNLNEVGEESSESGDSKASTSPSAASEILVAPMSVQPTRKNKHPPMSMAALRRL; via the exons CGATGTCCATTTCGCCTCCTCCCACGCCCGAAAATGTGCGCATCTGCCTGGTGGGCGCGGTTGCCCATGACACGGTCACCCTGGCCGCGGCCCAGTCCTTCAAGCTGCCGGTGGTCACGTCGGAAACTGGCGGCGAATTCGTGTCCGACACCAGCCACGTCACCTACTTCGTCCTGAGCGACTTCGACGGTCCCGTGTATGATACAATTTACCGCTCGAAACACAG AATTCTTGGTCCACCGGCCCTGCAGCAGGCTGCACGATCCGGCGATGGCCTTTTCCACAACAACCGACCAATCTACAACAACTGCATGCGCGGTGTCATCACATGCTTCACCGGAATTAGGAAAAAGGACGAGCTG ACTCAGCTCGTACACCTGATCCACTCGATGGGAGGGTCGATACGGAAGGACATGATGACCAAGGTTACCCACTTGATATGCAACAGCACCGGTGGAGAAAAGTACCA GTACGCCATGACCTTCCGCCTGGCCGTCGTCCGCCCCAGCTGGGTCGAGGACGCGTGGAGCAAACGCCACGATCCGAACTTTACCGCCAACGTGGACGAGGTGCTGCGGCCGCACCGCCTCAAGGCGTTCGAGGGCCAGAAGGTGTGCTTCTTCGGCTTCCCGCCCGACGAGCACCAGCACATGGTCGACGTGCTCAAGGAAAACGGTGGCATTCCGGCGGACCTGGAGGATCCCCAGTGTTCGCACGTG GTGGTTGACGAGCACGTGGTTACGTCCAAGCCAGAacctaaaaatactaaaactcaCATCGTGAAAGCGGACTGGTTCTGGTACACGATCCAGAATGGTTACGCCGACGAAGGGCGTTATCTGTTTGGAGAT TACCTCGACAGCATAGCCAACACCCCGGGCGCGGATCGCCGGGACTCGCTTCCGATCAGCTTCAACAAGCGCAAGCGGAAACGTCTCTCGCACCGGACGCCGGCCGGTGGCGAAGGAACTCCGCTGGGCGCCGGCAAGCGACGCTCGTCCGTATCGGACGCGGGCCTGCTGTCGGTGTCGGGAAGCTTCCTCGATTGCACCACCAGCCCGGACCAGAACAAGCATGAGGGCAGCAAAAAGAACGCCATCATCGCGGAGACGGCGGACGCCTCGATCGACCAGACGATCAAGAGCCAATCGATGCGGCACAACCACTTTATGGACTTTTACCACACGGAGTCGAACTACGTCGGGATTCTGGACACGATTGTCAAT CTCTTCAAAGACCCCCTGGAGGAGATGATCGAGAAAGACACGGAGAACGCGCTGCTCAACAAGTCCGAGCTCAAGTCGATCTTCAGCAATTTCCTGCCGATTCACGACGTCCACAAGCGCATGCTGAACCGACTGAAGGAGATCCACGCGAACTGGGCCGAGGAGCACCTGATCGGCCAGATCATCATCGACAACCGGGACGAGCTGATCAAGGCGTACCCGCCGTACGTgaactttttcgaaaagatgAAGGAAACGCTGCTGCAGTGCGACGCGGCCAATCCGCGCTTCCACGCCTTCCTCAAGATCAACCAGGCTAAGCCCGAGTGCGGCCGACAGACGCTGCAGGATTTGATGATTCGGCCGGTCCAGCGGCTACCGAGCATCAGCTTGCTGTTGAACG ACATCCTTAAACACACCGGCAAGGGCAACCCGGACCACCGGAAGCTGGACGAGGCGCTGAAGGCGATCAAGGAGGTGATGACACACATCAACGAGGACAAGCGCAAGACGGAGGGCCAGCTGGCCATGTTTGACATCTTCAACGACATCGACAACTGCCCG CCCCACCTGGTGTCCTCCCACCGGCACTTTGTCTCGCGCTGCGAGGTGACCGAGCTGACCGACAGCCTGAGCGGCCGGGGCGACTCGCTGATGCTGTTTCTGTTTAGCGACACGCTGGAAGTGTGCAAGAAACGGTCGCGAGCGTTCAACAACGCCAAATCGCCGAGCACGAACGGGCTCAACACGACGCGCTGCCAAACCTCGAAGCCGTACAAACACATCAAGCTGATGCCGCTGAGCTCGTTGCGGCTCGTCGTCAACATCCAGGACAGTCCGCGGGCGTTCGCGCTGAATTGTAGAGCGACGGTGGACAACAAGGACCGGCTGCACTCGTTCAGCATCTGCGACGAGGAGATGGACAAGATCGTCTACCTGCGGAGTTTGTGCAAACAGCTGGCGGAGAACGCGTGCAAGGCGGACGCGGAAAAGTTTATGGTCAACTGCGAGTCGGAGGAGTTGGGGATCGACGTGACGGATATTAACGTGGGGACGCTGTCGAAGGCGTTCAAGTTTGCCACGAGGACGAGGATGCGG GTTGGCCGCGCCTTCTCGTTCAACAAAACGCCGTCCAAGCTGAAGCGAGCCGTTACGACCATGATGACGTCCCCGTTCGGAAGCACTCAGTCGCTGACGCCAGCCTCGCAGCTAGCCCAGATGAAGCTGGCCAGCTGTACGAACCTAAAC GAAGTCGGCGAGGAGTCGTCCGAAAGTGGTGACTCGAAGGCGTCCACGTCCCCGTCGGCGGCGTCGGAAATCCTGGTGGCCCCAATGTCCGTCCAACCGACCCGCAAGAACAAACATCCGCCGATGTCGATGGCGGCCCTGCGACGGCTCTAG
- the LOC120423000 gene encoding protein ECT2 isoform X2: protein MDHSVNDKSRCEAMSISPPPTPENVRICLVGAVAHDTVTLAAAQSFKLPVVTSETGGEFVSDTSHVTYFVLSDFDGPVYDTIYRSKHRILGPPALQQAARSGDGLFHNNRPIYNNCMRGVITCFTGIRKKDELTQLVHLIHSMGGSIRKDMMTKVTHLICNSTGGEKYQYAMTFRLAVVRPSWVEDAWSKRHDPNFTANVDEVLRPHRLKAFEGQKVCFFGFPPDEHQHMVDVLKENGGIPADLEDPQCSHVVMSNTGEHFGDALLPPGAGPGSPKDKTSSSSSSSEREDGDNNDDDDDDENNEPNRAEFKVEKKDAFLKRLNECQAAAEGGEMDESVLLNPLPALPEESETSDSDHMTAAENENNQNKHSEQSSVSPIRYIDEPPRQSSSTPEVLAVPVEKDGVVLVSGEENEFLNPNNISPILKTNNRFADESLRRIAEEDDDDDDDVDDYIIANKEALKRKRQEDSFDNISMISTDSLASSVAYGSAKKPKLIRTGSITRGLRRSMSFAAIKTPIASMLRSRRNSVDPNSSISSITSIETTFNESIKKPVKEKLLSIRDKITKSSKKETPKSIKNKGLITSANLDSLKKVCKFKTVNTPEHSKTEVDFKTPIAPAPSHSSSAKSKMKAIFNRHSIVPTAAAPPAFTIEPKEDIVAAATELNASLANDDCAVPATATGSDEDLPATATTTTATVVDEHVVTSKPEPKNTKTHIVKADWFWYTIQNGYADEGRYLFGDYLDSIANTPGADRRDSLPISFNKRKRKRLSHRTPAGGEGTPLGAGKRRSSVSDAGLLSVSGSFLDCTTSPDQNKHEGSKKNAIIAETADASIDQTIKSQSMRHNHFMDFYHTESNYVGILDTIVNLFKDPLEEMIEKDTENALLNKSELKSIFSNFLPIHDVHKRMLNRLKEIHANWAEEHLIGQIIIDNRDELIKAYPPYVNFFEKMKETLLQCDAANPRFHAFLKINQAKPECGRQTLQDLMIRPVQRLPSISLLLNDILKHTGKGNPDHRKLDEALKAIKEVMTHINEDKRKTEGQLAMFDIFNDIDNCPPHLVSSHRHFVSRCEVTELTDSLSGRGDSLMLFLFSDTLEVCKKRSRAFNNAKSPSTNGLNTTRCQTSKPYKHIKLMPLSSLRLVVNIQDSPRAFALNCRATVDNKDRLHSFSICDEEMDKIVYLRSLCKQLAENACKADAEKFMVNCESEELGIDVTDINVGTLSKAFKFATRTRMRVGRAFSFNKTPSKLKRAVTTMMTSPFGSTQSLTPASQLAQMKLAS, encoded by the exons CGATGTCCATTTCGCCTCCTCCCACGCCCGAAAATGTGCGCATCTGCCTGGTGGGCGCGGTTGCCCATGACACGGTCACCCTGGCCGCGGCCCAGTCCTTCAAGCTGCCGGTGGTCACGTCGGAAACTGGCGGCGAATTCGTGTCCGACACCAGCCACGTCACCTACTTCGTCCTGAGCGACTTCGACGGTCCCGTGTATGATACAATTTACCGCTCGAAACACAG AATTCTTGGTCCACCGGCCCTGCAGCAGGCTGCACGATCCGGCGATGGCCTTTTCCACAACAACCGACCAATCTACAACAACTGCATGCGCGGTGTCATCACATGCTTCACCGGAATTAGGAAAAAGGACGAGCTG ACTCAGCTCGTACACCTGATCCACTCGATGGGAGGGTCGATACGGAAGGACATGATGACCAAGGTTACCCACTTGATATGCAACAGCACCGGTGGAGAAAAGTACCA GTACGCCATGACCTTCCGCCTGGCCGTCGTCCGCCCCAGCTGGGTCGAGGACGCGTGGAGCAAACGCCACGATCCGAACTTTACCGCCAACGTGGACGAGGTGCTGCGGCCGCACCGCCTCAAGGCGTTCGAGGGCCAGAAGGTGTGCTTCTTCGGCTTCCCGCCCGACGAGCACCAGCACATGGTCGACGTGCTCAAGGAAAACGGTGGCATTCCGGCGGACCTGGAGGATCCCCAGTGTTCGCACGTG GTCATGTCCAACACGGGCGAGCATTTCGGGGACGCCCTGTTGCCCCCGGGCGCTGGCCCAGGTTCACCCAAAGATAAgacttcatcatcatcatcgtcgtcggaaCGAGAAGACGGAGataacaacgacgacgacgacgacgacgaaaacaATGAGCCCAACAGGGCGGAATTCAAGGTCGAAAAGAAGGATGCCTTCCTGAAGCGGTTGAACGAGTGTCAAGCGGCAGCGGAGGGGGGTGAGATGGACGAGAGTGTCCTGTTGAATCCACTACCGGCGCTGCCGGAAGAGAGCGAAACAAGCGACTCGGACCACATGACCGCGGCCGAGAACGAAAACAATCAGAACAAGCACTCGGAGCAGAGCAGCGTTTCGCCGATTCGGTACATTGATGAGCCGCCCCGGCAATCAAGCTCGACACCGGAAGTGTTGGCTGTTCCGGTGGAGAAGGACGGCGTGGTGCTGGTCTCGGGCGAGGAAAACGAATTCCTCAATCCGAACAACATTTCGCCAATTTTGAAGACGAACAACAGATTCGCGGATGAATCGCTGAGGAGAATCGCcgaagaagacgacgacgacgatgacgatgtaGACGATTACATCATTGCCAACAAGGAAGCGTTGAAGCGCAAGCGGCAGGAGGACAGTTTTGACAACATTTCCATGATTTCGACGGACTCACTTGCCAGCAGTGTGGCGTACGGTTCCGCCAAGAAACCTAAACTGATTCGAACCGGATCGATTACGCGAGGCCTTCGCCGCAGCATGAGCTTTGCCGCGATCAAAACGCCAATCGCTTCGATGCTTCGATCCCGCCGCAACTCGGTCGACCCGAACTCCTCCATCAGCTCCATCACCTCGATCGAAACCACCTTCAACGAATCGATCAAAAAGCCCGTCAAAGAGAAGCTGCTCAGCATCCGCGACAAAATCACCAAAAGCAGCAAGAAGGAAACCCCAAAATCAATCAAGAACAAAGGTCTCATCACGTCCGCCAACCTGGACAGCCTGAAAAAGGTCTGCAAGTTCAAgacggtcaacacgccggaacACTCCAAGACGGAGGTCGATTTCAAAACGCCAATCGCGCCCGCCCCCAGCCACTCGTCCTCTGCCAAGTCCAAGATGAAGGCCATCTTCAACCGGCACTCGATTGTCCCGACCGCTGCCGCACCGCCAGCTTTCACCATTGAACCCAAGGAGGACATCGTCGCCGCAGCTACGGAACTAAACGCGTCCCTCGCGAACGATGATTGCGCCGTGCCGGCCACGGCAACCGGTTCCGACGAGGACCTCCCCGCgaccgcgacgacgacgactgcgaCG GTGGTTGACGAGCACGTGGTTACGTCCAAGCCAGAacctaaaaatactaaaactcaCATCGTGAAAGCGGACTGGTTCTGGTACACGATCCAGAATGGTTACGCCGACGAAGGGCGTTATCTGTTTGGAGAT TACCTCGACAGCATAGCCAACACCCCGGGCGCGGATCGCCGGGACTCGCTTCCGATCAGCTTCAACAAGCGCAAGCGGAAACGTCTCTCGCACCGGACGCCGGCCGGTGGCGAAGGAACTCCGCTGGGCGCCGGCAAGCGACGCTCGTCCGTATCGGACGCGGGCCTGCTGTCGGTGTCGGGAAGCTTCCTCGATTGCACCACCAGCCCGGACCAGAACAAGCATGAGGGCAGCAAAAAGAACGCCATCATCGCGGAGACGGCGGACGCCTCGATCGACCAGACGATCAAGAGCCAATCGATGCGGCACAACCACTTTATGGACTTTTACCACACGGAGTCGAACTACGTCGGGATTCTGGACACGATTGTCAAT CTCTTCAAAGACCCCCTGGAGGAGATGATCGAGAAAGACACGGAGAACGCGCTGCTCAACAAGTCCGAGCTCAAGTCGATCTTCAGCAATTTCCTGCCGATTCACGACGTCCACAAGCGCATGCTGAACCGACTGAAGGAGATCCACGCGAACTGGGCCGAGGAGCACCTGATCGGCCAGATCATCATCGACAACCGGGACGAGCTGATCAAGGCGTACCCGCCGTACGTgaactttttcgaaaagatgAAGGAAACGCTGCTGCAGTGCGACGCGGCCAATCCGCGCTTCCACGCCTTCCTCAAGATCAACCAGGCTAAGCCCGAGTGCGGCCGACAGACGCTGCAGGATTTGATGATTCGGCCGGTCCAGCGGCTACCGAGCATCAGCTTGCTGTTGAACG ACATCCTTAAACACACCGGCAAGGGCAACCCGGACCACCGGAAGCTGGACGAGGCGCTGAAGGCGATCAAGGAGGTGATGACACACATCAACGAGGACAAGCGCAAGACGGAGGGCCAGCTGGCCATGTTTGACATCTTCAACGACATCGACAACTGCCCG CCCCACCTGGTGTCCTCCCACCGGCACTTTGTCTCGCGCTGCGAGGTGACCGAGCTGACCGACAGCCTGAGCGGCCGGGGCGACTCGCTGATGCTGTTTCTGTTTAGCGACACGCTGGAAGTGTGCAAGAAACGGTCGCGAGCGTTCAACAACGCCAAATCGCCGAGCACGAACGGGCTCAACACGACGCGCTGCCAAACCTCGAAGCCGTACAAACACATCAAGCTGATGCCGCTGAGCTCGTTGCGGCTCGTCGTCAACATCCAGGACAGTCCGCGGGCGTTCGCGCTGAATTGTAGAGCGACGGTGGACAACAAGGACCGGCTGCACTCGTTCAGCATCTGCGACGAGGAGATGGACAAGATCGTCTACCTGCGGAGTTTGTGCAAACAGCTGGCGGAGAACGCGTGCAAGGCGGACGCGGAAAAGTTTATGGTCAACTGCGAGTCGGAGGAGTTGGGGATCGACGTGACGGATATTAACGTGGGGACGCTGTCGAAGGCGTTCAAGTTTGCCACGAGGACGAGGATGCGG GTTGGCCGCGCCTTCTCGTTCAACAAAACGCCGTCCAAGCTGAAGCGAGCCGTTACGACCATGATGACGTCCCCGTTCGGAAGCACTCAGTCGCTGACGCCAGCCTCGCAGCTAGCCCAGATGAAGCTGGCCAGCT GA